The proteins below are encoded in one region of Micromonospora pisi:
- the phoU gene encoding phosphate signaling complex protein PhoU, translating into MRDEFRTDLHIVSQLLVDMAEAVRAAMSKATKALLTADRTAAEAVIARDAEINLIHRQVEERVADLLARQAPVASDLRAVITALHIAADLERMGDLADHVAKTALRRHPSPAVPAELRGVFTEMAGVADRIARKIGAVLSKPDADLAAELESDDDAMDDLHRDLFAILLSDDWPYGVETGIDGALLGRFYERYADHAVNAGERVVYLVTGEFADEQSTAS; encoded by the coding sequence ATGCGCGACGAGTTCCGGACCGACCTGCACATCGTCAGCCAACTGCTGGTGGACATGGCGGAGGCAGTCCGCGCGGCGATGAGCAAGGCGACCAAGGCGCTGCTCACCGCCGACCGGACAGCCGCCGAGGCCGTGATCGCCCGCGACGCCGAGATCAACCTCATCCACCGGCAGGTGGAGGAGCGGGTCGCCGACCTGCTCGCCCGGCAGGCCCCGGTCGCCTCCGACCTCCGTGCGGTGATCACCGCGCTGCACATCGCGGCCGACCTCGAGCGGATGGGCGACCTCGCCGACCACGTCGCCAAGACGGCACTGCGCCGGCACCCCTCCCCGGCCGTACCGGCGGAGCTGCGCGGGGTCTTCACCGAGATGGCGGGCGTCGCCGACCGGATCGCGCGCAAGATCGGCGCAGTGCTCTCCAAGCCCGACGCCGACCTCGCGGCCGAGCTGGAGAGCGACGACGACGCCATGGACGACCTGCACCGGGACCTGTTCGCGATCCTGCTCAGCGACGACTGGCCGTACGGGGTCGAGACCGGCATCGACGGCGCCCTGCTGGGCCGCTTCTACGAGCGCTACGCCGACCACGCGGTCAACGCCGGCGAGCGGGTCGTCTACCTGGTCACCGGCGAGTTCGCCGACGAGCAGAGCACTGCCAGCTAG
- a CDS encoding MDR family MFS transporter, with amino-acid sequence MRSVRGWVKDTTGGLPTTFWYLWTGTLINRLGSFILVFLAIYLTTARGFSAVEAGLVIGLYGAGGTVGTLTGGILADRWGRRPTLLTAHIGAASMMLALGFARGLWVIAAGALLLGMFAEAARPAFAAMMVDVVPDRDRLRAFSLNYWAINLGFACAAILAGFAAQVSYELLFLVDATTTLITAAVIFLKVREPHRTYVPSAPVPGTRARGGLLDVLGDRVFLGFVLINIFTALVFLQHISMLPIAMGADGLAPSTYGTVIALNGILIVAGQLFVPRLIRGRSRSHVLALAAVITGVGFGLTAFADAAWFYALTVLTWTLGEMLNSPSNSTLIAELSKPGMRGRYQGVFSLSWSLAGFSAPILGGLVREHLGDSTLWLGCAAIGLAIAVAHLISGPARERRAVELKRLANEAESRRTPTPTPGPLAASQAA; translated from the coding sequence GTGAGGTCGGTACGGGGCTGGGTCAAAGACACCACAGGTGGATTACCCACCACTTTCTGGTACCTCTGGACCGGGACCCTGATCAACCGCCTCGGCTCCTTCATCCTGGTCTTCCTCGCCATCTACCTGACCACCGCGCGCGGCTTCTCAGCGGTCGAGGCGGGCCTGGTGATCGGCCTCTACGGGGCCGGCGGCACCGTCGGCACGCTCACCGGCGGCATCCTCGCCGACCGCTGGGGACGGCGCCCCACCCTGCTCACCGCACACATCGGCGCGGCCTCGATGATGCTGGCGCTCGGCTTCGCCCGCGGACTCTGGGTGATCGCGGCTGGTGCGCTGCTGCTCGGCATGTTCGCCGAGGCGGCCCGGCCGGCGTTCGCCGCGATGATGGTCGACGTGGTGCCGGACCGGGACCGGTTGCGCGCCTTCTCGCTGAACTACTGGGCGATCAACCTCGGCTTCGCCTGCGCCGCGATCCTGGCCGGGTTCGCCGCCCAGGTCAGCTACGAACTGCTCTTCCTGGTCGACGCGACGACCACGCTCATCACCGCGGCCGTCATCTTCCTCAAGGTCCGCGAGCCGCACCGGACGTACGTCCCCTCGGCCCCGGTCCCCGGCACCCGCGCCCGCGGTGGCCTGCTCGACGTCCTGGGCGACCGCGTCTTCCTCGGCTTCGTGCTGATCAACATCTTCACCGCGCTGGTCTTCCTCCAGCACATCTCGATGCTGCCGATCGCGATGGGCGCCGACGGCCTGGCACCCTCCACCTACGGCACCGTGATCGCACTCAACGGAATCCTGATCGTCGCCGGCCAGCTCTTCGTGCCCCGGCTGATCCGCGGGCGCAGCCGGTCGCACGTACTGGCCCTGGCCGCCGTCATCACCGGAGTCGGATTCGGACTGACCGCCTTCGCCGACGCGGCCTGGTTCTACGCGCTCACCGTGCTGACCTGGACCCTCGGCGAGATGCTCAACTCCCCGTCGAACTCGACCCTGATCGCCGAACTCTCCAAGCCCGGGATGCGCGGCCGTTACCAGGGGGTCTTCTCCCTTTCCTGGTCACTGGCCGGGTTCAGCGCACCGATCCTCGGCGGCCTGGTACGCGAGCACCTCGGCGACTCGACCCTCTGGCTCGGCTGCGCCGCGATCGGACTCGCGATCGCGGTCGCACACCTGATCTCCGGCCCGGCGCGCGAACGTCGGGCGGTGGAGCTCAAGCGGCTGGCCAACGAGGCCGAATCGCGCCGGACCCCGACCCCCACCCCGGGCCCACTGGCCGCTTCTCAGGCAGCCTGA
- a CDS encoding phosphoglyceromutase — protein MWGMTVGTLVLLRHGESDWNAKNLFTGWVDVDLTAKGEGEARRGGELMREHGLLPDVVHTSVLRRAIRTSELALNAADRHWIAVRRSWRLNERHYGALQGKDKKQTLAEYGEEQFMLWRRSYDTPPPPIADDDEWSPAGDPRYALVPPELMPRTECLKDVVERMLPYWYDSIVPDVLAGRTVLVAAHGNSLRALVKHLDQISDEAIAKLNIPTGIPLRYDLDPQLRPVTSGGTYLDPEAAKEAAAAVANQGR, from the coding sequence ATGTGGGGCATGACAGTTGGGACCCTCGTGCTGCTGCGGCACGGCGAGAGTGATTGGAACGCCAAGAACCTCTTCACCGGCTGGGTCGACGTGGACCTGACCGCGAAGGGTGAGGGCGAGGCGCGCCGCGGTGGCGAGCTGATGCGGGAGCACGGGCTGCTCCCGGACGTGGTGCACACCAGCGTGCTGCGCCGGGCCATCCGCACCTCGGAGCTGGCGCTGAACGCCGCTGACCGGCACTGGATCGCGGTCCGCCGGTCGTGGCGGCTCAACGAGCGGCACTACGGCGCGTTGCAGGGCAAGGACAAGAAGCAGACCCTGGCGGAGTACGGCGAGGAGCAGTTCATGCTCTGGCGCCGGTCGTACGACACCCCGCCGCCGCCGATCGCGGACGACGACGAGTGGTCGCCGGCCGGAGACCCGCGCTACGCCCTGGTGCCGCCGGAGCTTATGCCCCGTACCGAGTGCCTCAAGGACGTGGTGGAGCGGATGCTGCCGTACTGGTACGACTCGATCGTGCCGGACGTGCTGGCCGGCCGGACCGTGCTCGTCGCGGCGCACGGCAACTCGCTGCGGGCCCTGGTCAAGCACCTGGACCAGATCTCCGACGAGGCGATCGCCAAGCTCAACATCCCGACCGGCATCCCGCTGCGCTACGACCTCGACCCGCAGCTGCGTCCGGTCACCTCGGGCGGCACCTACCTCGACCCGGAGGCGGCCAAGGAGGCCGCCGCCGCCGTCGCCAACCAGGGCCGCTGA